A segment of the bacterium genome:
AGCACCCGTGCCGTCACCGGCTCGACTCCCGCCAGATAACCAACGCAGCCGGGCAGCAAGCAGATGAGTTCGTCTTCCGAGGGCGACACACCCGCCGAACAGAACTCCACGGTAAACCCTGCCCGGCTCAACGACTCCAGCGCGGGATGTTTGCCGGTTTTGGTCAGGGAACGTGGGGTCACCAGAATACGTCCGCTCATACGATGACCACTTTCCCATTCCTCAGGAACACCCGTTTCGGGAATCCCTCTTTCTCGATGTCGCCATAGTTATGCCCTGAGTCGGCCGGCCAGATGGCCAGCATCGTCAACGGCTCATTGCCTGTGTTGACCGACCGGTGCGCCCAGTAAGGCGGCACATAGACGAGGCTGCCACGTTCCATGCGTTGCGCATCGAACTTGCCTTCCTTCGTCTTCATCACCATGAAGCCGCCGCCTTGAACGCAGAGATAAATCTCCCCGGTATTCTCGCGAGTGTGATAGTGCCCCTTGGTCATGAAGTACTCTTCTCCCACGAGGCCCGGTTGGATTTTGCTGATGCAAAACAGCAGATGGCCATACTCCTCGGGCACCTGCTTCTCGTAGGTCTCGTAATGCAACGGGTCATGGCCGTCCTGAATGAGTTTTTCCAGGGCGTCCGCATCCTGGTAATAACCGCGCATGACTGAAGCCCGGCGAATGTTATGCTTGTCGGCGCCACGCATGATATTTTCGGCGAAGTCGATGGTCACGGTAAAGGGTTGCATCATTTTGCCTCCTTGGCGATTTTGGATATCTCTTCAAACACCGGTCCGCGCACCGGGATGTCCACATGGAATACCTCGGCGACAACCCGCGTCCAGCCGTGAAGAAAATAGACCCAGCCATCCTCGATCAACAGATGGCGGTGTTGCTCCTGCCGGCGCGCCTGGTCGAGGAAGATCAGATCGCCCCGGTAATTGAATTCCCAGACCAGTCCCTGTTCCGGGAATTCCGCCGCATCCGTCAGGGGTGAACCGGGGGCATCCTTCCCCAGACCGGTTGCATTCACCACCAGGGATCCTGGCTTGAGCCGCGCCATCAGGGCATCGCTCATTCCTGGGCGAGGGGTCTCATGGTATTCGACCGGGATCTGGGAATGCAGTTTCCCGTGAATTTCCCGCATCTCATGAAGCCGTGCACCACTACGATTCGCGACGATGATCTTTGAAGGTCCCTGTGGGCGATTCATCAAGTACCAGGTAATGGCGATGGCCGAACCGCCCGCACCCAGCACAAAGGCCTCCGCACCGGTCGTCTCAAAGTGCCGCGCCGGCAGGAAGGCCTCGAGAGCCAATCCGCTCGTGATCGGATCCTTTGCATGGCCAACCAGTTTGCCGTTATGCTTGGAAATCGAACTGACCTCGCCCATCAGCTGCGCATACTCGTCCAGTTCGTCGAACTGGTCACGGCAGGCCTTCAGCAAGTCAATCTTGTGAGTGGTCACCAGCGCACCAAGTGAGAGTGGATCGCGTTTGATGAACTCAACTACTTCACGGTAACGCGCCGGCTCATCGTGCAACTTGAGATCGAAACCCTTGATGACCACATCCCCCAGTTTCAAATAGTTGGCCCAGGCGGGAAAGACCTTCATAATGGACGACTTGGAGGTCGTCACGCCTATGAAATACATCGTCGGTTTGTCTGCCTTTACAAACTCCATTGATTCATCTCCTTTAATAAGTTCTGATATTTTGCCAACCGTTTTCCGTAATAGCCGGTCTTTTTCCGGTCCGGCGCCGTCATACAGCCGGTCTTGATCCATGTGGTCGCCGTCGCATGCAAATCCGTGAAAATCCCCACACCTAATCCCGCCACCAGCGCTGCTCCCAGAGGCGCGCCTTCAGGCCGCGTCATCTGCGTCACCGGGCAACCCAGCACATCCGCCTTGATCTTATTCCACACGTGACTCTTTTCGCCCCCCCCGGTAATGCGCAGTTCGCGCAGCCGGTAGTCCGGACACAGTTCCCGCAACACGTCTCTGTAAATTCCGTATTCCAGGGCAACGCCTTCGAGAATGGCCCGGTACAGGTGCCCCTTACAATGTTCCCAGGTCAGCCCCGCCCAAGCGCCCCGCAGAAGCGGTTGGCTCGGAGTCACTCGCCCTGCCAGATGTGGCACGAAGAACGGCAGATCTCCAGCCGGCACCACACGCGCCGCCTGCATGTCCAGTTCCTTAAAACCTGTTCCTCCTCCGAATTCCCGGAGAAACCATTCGAGGTTCATTCCGCCGCCATTGATGTAGGCGTAGGGATGCCACAATCCGGGAACCGCAGACCGGCCCCACCCGAGCATCTTGTGCCTCACATCCGCCCGGTACGTCGCTGTCGTTGCCGCGAACACCGACGCCGTGCCTGCCACATCCACGCAAATGCCTTCACGTGGGCGCCGCAGGCAAGAAAGCTGGCGGCGGTGTCACCGCAACCTGCGACAACGGGTGTTCCGGCCGTAAGTCCACAGGCCCGCGCCATGGCTGGTGTCAAACCCCCAGCAACCTCCTGCGGCTGGACGATGCGGGGCAATTTGGCCGGATCAATGCCGAATTGAGTGCATAGGTCAGTATTCCAAACCCGCCGCAGATTGTCGGCAAAGCCGGAAAAATGAAGATACGTGTGGTCAATAAAGGCGTGGCCGGCATCCAGCCCGCACAACCGCATCACCGCATAGCCACCTGGCTGAACAAACGCCTGGATGCGCCGGTAGGTCGAGGCGCGTTCATGCTTCCACAACAGCAGTTTCGGTCCGTGGTTAAAACTGGGCGGCCCACCGGCCTTGCGGATCACAATGTCGGCAGGTAGCCTGGCGATATAGGGCGCGCACCGTGTATCGAGCCAGGAATCATAGGGCGTCACCGCGCAACCATCCGCACCGATCCCGATCACTCCGGCCATCTGGCCGGCAATCCCGATCCCGGCCACGTTGCCTACCCGCGCTTTACGGACGCATTGCCGGATCGTGTTGCAAACAGATTCGACCTGTTGGTCGGCATTCTCTTCCACAACACCGGGCTTGGGGCGGTGCAGACGCGATGGTTGAAAGGCCATGGCCAGACATTTGCCGGTACCGGTAAAGAGCGCCGCCTTCGTACCCTGCGTGCCAATGTCCACACCGATGAGACAGACGGTTGTCATTATGCGTTCTCCCCTGTGATCACGACTTTCATACATTTTCCCGAGAACGCCACATCATAAGCCTCGTTCAGGCGGGAGAGCGGGAACGTGTGTGAAATCACCGGACGGACGTCCACGCGGCGGCCGGCAATCAACCGCATCGCCGTGCGATAGTCATTCGTGCAGCCTCCGCTGGTTCCAACCACCGAGAGATTGCGGTAATGGATCAGGTTACCATCGAGGCGGACGTGGGCGTCATCCTTGGGAAGTCCGGCAAACAAACACAGACGGCCAAAGGGCGCCAGCATGGCCAACCCTTCCTCGGCAATCGCCCGAACCGGCGCCGCCACAAGAACCACATCCACACCTGCCCCGCCGGTGATGCGCGTGACTTCGTCGGGAACGGACTGAGTGTCGGATCGGATCGGGATGATATCGGCTATCTGCCCGGCCTGCTGCAACCGAAGGGAATTGGGATCGGCGAGGATCACCTGTGCCGCACCGCTGGCAACCGCCAGCAGGACATGCAGCATCCCCATGGGACCGGCGCCATAGATGAGTACAGTGTCGCCCGGCGCCAGTCGCGCCGCCTTCTGGCCGTTCAGGCAACAGGAAAGCGGTTCGGCCAGCGCTGCTTCCGCCCAGGAAATTCCCTCCGGCAAATCCACCATGTTGCCCTGCGCCACAACGGCCGCTGGGATCCGGACGTAGGCCGCGTGTGAACCATCGGTGTTAATGCCAAAGGCCGAAAAATCGGGACACATGTTGGCCATGCCGCCGATGCAGGCGGGACAATTCCCGCACCCCCAGTTCGGGGCGATGCCCACACGTCTGCCCTGCCCCACTCCGGCCACAATCGATCCGACAAATTCATGGCCCAGAATGATCCGTTGGCCGGGATTGAGTTTGCGATGCCCGGCCCGGGCGATCTTAGTGTCCGTTCCGCAAATGGCCGTCGCTTCAACTTTCAAAAGAGACTCCCCCTCGCCAATCGTTGGCACGGGGACCTCGATGATGTCCAGTTTCCGGCCCTGTGTATAAGTGGCGGCGATCATGACAGGGTAACCAGCTTTCCGGTGCGAATGGACTCATTACCCGCATTCACCACCTGGACGGCCCGCAGACCATCAAGGCCCGTGGCGCGGGGCGGACGCCCCTCCCGAATGCACTGGACGAAATCCTCATCCTCGGCCCGGTACGCCTCCAGAAACAAGTCCGTCCAACTCCTGACCACAGGCCGGGAGAGGCCTGCCGACGTACACGAAACAACTGAGGAATCATCCAGGTGTCCCACAAATAAAATGCCTTCGGTTCCCAGGATTTCGCACCGTGCATCATACCCGTATTTCGCCCCTTGTGCCCCGCTGATCATCCCCTGCATGCCGTTGGCGAAGGAAGCCGTCAGGAGCACGTTGTCATAAAAATCAGGGAACTCACGCCGGGCCTCAGCGCAACGGTAGTTGCCCGCTATGGCGTAGAGCGTCTTGAACTCGCTCTGGGTGAACCAGCGCAACGTATCGATATCATGGCTGTTCACTTCCGCCAGGGGCCCGTTGCTCTGGCGGATATCATACATCCAGGGCTTGGGGGTGCTGGGGCCATGAGTGAGGGATTTCACCTGCACCACCCGCCCGATTTCACCGCGCTCGATCCGCTCCTTGGCCATCGCAAAACTGCGGTCAAACCGCCGCATAAACCCAATCTGCAGGTGCACCCCGGCCGCCTCCGTTGCCGAGATCATCTCCTGGCATTCGACGGCATTCATAGCCATGGGTTTCTCACAGAACACATGCTTGCCGGCGCGCGCCGCCACCACGGCAATCCGGCAATGCTCTGCGGTAGGGGTAGCAATCACCACCGCGTCAATGTTCGGATCCGCCATGGCATCCGACACGCTTGAATAACCACGCGCCACACCTAACTCGCTAGCCGCCCGCGCCAATGATTCGGCAAAGGGATCAACCAACGCAACCAGCCTAGCGCCAGACACGCCTGCCGCGAAATTGCGGGCATGAATCATACCCGCTCGACCTAACCCAATAACGGCTATTCCCAACGCTTGTTTACTACTGATCATCATGCTCCCACCATTTAACGATCATTTGCTTTCGAATGCATTCGTTTCTTTTCTTATTATTAATATTTCACAGTTTAGTCAACCATTATTATAACTATTTCTTTTATTTTTGCTTTTATTTGCTTGCGATCTACTATTTGATTTGTCATTTTCACGTGGTATTCCCTAGCTGGTAACGATATCTTGGAAACAATATGACTTCGATCAATATCCCTGATGCAATCCACGACGGACTCTTCGCCGAAGAACGAAAACTCAAAATTATGGAGGAAGTGACAGAGAAGAAGAAAGTCACGGTCACGGCCCTGTCCAAATCCTTGGGTGTATCTGGTGCCACGGTGCGCAATTATTTGCGGGATCTCGATAGCGCCGGGAGGTTGATCCGAACGCATGGCGGAGCCATTGCTAAAACCAAAACCGGCTTTGAACTGGCATCGCAGCAAAAAGAAGTTCATTTTCAGAATGAGAAGCGCCAGATTGCCCGCCGGGCGTTGAGCCTGATCGAGGATGGGGACACTATCATTCTGGACACGGGCACAACGACACTCGAGTTGGCCCGGTGTCTTCACGAGCGCAAGAACTTGACCGTGGTCACCAATGATCTCATGATTGCCCAGGTGATTGAAGAGTTCGAAACCGTGAATGTCATCTTCATGGGGGGCGTCCTCCGCAAAGGGTTCCACTGCACCCTCGGCCTGCAGGGACGGGAACTCATCACCGGCCTGACTGCCGACAAGGCCTTCATGGGAGCGAATGGCTTCAGCCTCACCAAGGGCGCAACCACCCCGGACATTAATCAGGCGGAAACCAAAAAGCGAATGGTTGCGATTGCCGGTAAGGTGGTCCTGCTTTGCGACCATACCAAACTCAACAAAGTCTCGTTCGCCCGGTTTGCCATGCCCGACCAGATCAACATCCTCGTGACCGACCGTATTGACGAGGCTGAAAAACTTCGCCTCGAAAAGGTTGGTATCGACGTCCTGGTGGCATGAGGCGCTTTCGCTGCAGGGTATGGATAAGAAGTTCTTTAGGCGACACGGGATTATCCCTTTCTTGTTATAAACGGAATCACTTTCTGTCTTCGCTTTGGCAACCTCGCCAAAGATCGGGACACGAGTCCTCATCGACAAAGAGAGTCCCTTCCTTTTCGAGAAGAATAGATGCCGGCAGCAACTCAACAGGGGCAGTCAACGCCGCAAGCTGCGTAAGAATGGGCTTTTTTAAAGCCAGCGGCACCATGGTATACACCTGCGCCGCAGAAAAGATCGCAGGAATCGTCATGGTGATCCCCTTCTCGGGAATATAGCCGAGTTCCTTGAAATTCGGATCGGCCATAAGCTGTTTTTTTGACTGAGGAACCAACTCAACGAGGCGCACCCACATTTCGTCATTGAACTGACATTGCCCCGGTTCATTCAAAGCCAGATGGCCTGACGTACCGATCCCTTGACAGACGATGTCAAGCGGCTGCGCCCTGAGAAGTGCCTCAAAACGAGCGCATTCCGCTTCCGGGTCTGGGGCATTGAACCGGACAAGATTGACCGTCTGCGGCTTGACGAGACGATAGAGCTCCCGCGTGGTTTGTGCACCGCATGTAAATTTCCCAGGCATCCGGATGTCCCAGAAATCGTCAATATTGAAACAGATGATTCTCTTCCAATCGAGTCCCGGCGCCTTCGAAAGGGCCGCGAGAAAAGTGCCCTGACTCTCCCCCGCCGCAAACACCACACGGATTTCAGCTTTTTGTGACAGGACTATCCGCATTGCATCGGCAACGGCCCCTGCAGCTTTCCGCCCCAACTCGTTCGCATCGCTGCAAACAATAACCCGCGTTTTGCCATACCTGTTCATCAATCCCACCCTATTTTTAATCAATGCCAACTTACCGTTTCCCCCATCACGCGGCCCGTTGCTGCGCCCGAGGCTGTGCGGTTCAAATGATCACAGAGCCGGAAACGAAGAATTGATAGGTGGACAATCCTGTTCCACCCCCATGTTCTTCCGGAGCAATCTCGTCAAGTTCCTCAATGGACGATCTGGATCCACGATTAAGCTCATTGATCCGAACGGCAATTTCCTTATACCGCCCGATCAATCCGTTAAGCCGGAGTTGAATGACTTCAAAACCGAAAGGCTTATTGCGTTTCATCCACTGGGAACGGAAGGACCGCAAAAGCGCATTCAGGGCTTTCACCATGGCCGGGACCATGACTTTTCGAATCGTCTCAAGGCCGTCCTTATCCCTCTCGGCATAGGCTTTCAGCAGGGCCTGGCGAAAGTCCAACTTCATCAGAATCACCTCCGCCAACACCTTACCATGCATGATGCTCGCATTATGGTTGTCCCTCGCCGGGGCTTCAAGCGATCGGAGCATCCTGCCATAATTTTCCCGGGTCAGGTCCACCCAGTGGGGATTGATGGTATTATTGTTGTTCCAGTTAATCCCTAGTAGCGGATCATCCCAAAGCAGCAAATGCCCTGAAATCTTTTTGACCCCGAAGAGGGGGTCGTCCCACTTCCGCATGTGCTTTTCGATGTGCCCGTGCTGGAGCCCACAGGGATACTGGAGGGTTGATAAGGCGACATGATTGCGATAATTGGCATGGCAGATGGCCTTGAATTTTCGAGCAACAAGTTCCTCGTTCCCGCCGCCGAAACATAGATCCGCCGCCAGGCAGAGTCCCGCAAAACTGGAATCCATTTCGCAGAAGGCGCCATCATCGCCCCAAAGGGTAAAAGAGAGGGCCTGCACCTTTTCTTCCGTGCAGGCTTCTATGCAAGGCTGAATGGTTTCCAGCGTCAACTGATGGTCGTACCATAAAGCATTCCAGGTCCAGACGCCCGACTGCACGATGGGCTCGTGCCCAAGGTCGCGGTGCCGCCGGATCCAGTCCACATAAAACCCCTTGTGATGGTGATAATAATCCCAGTACACCAAATCGACGTCCTTGGGGATTTTGGCCTTCACGTCCGGCGGGATCTTTGTATCGATGGCATAATAGTCCATGTCCCGGTTACCCATCCGGAAATACATATCCGACCAGATTCGCGGTCTGAGCCCATGCTGACGGCATATTTCCGACACCCGACCCAGATGTCGATTGAACATATCAAAGCCGCGCTCATACCCGAAACGATCCATGAAACGCCCCCGCCCCAGGTCATGCGTCTCATCCATGCCGATGGCAATGTTGCGACTTCCGAATACGCGGCTACATAACGCCACCATTTTATCAATCAGCTTATAGGTGTCGTCACAATCGACAAGCAGGACGCTTGAAGTGTCCTTGATTCCTGCGTAAGGCGCCCAGCGGAGCAACTGCTGCAAATGGCCAAGAGTCTGGATAGATCCGATCATTTCAATACCCAACGAGCCCGCATAGGCATTGATTTCCCTCAGTTCCGGTTCGGTGTAAGCCCCGCGCATATAGCCGAAATAGGGTTCACCGGGGAGTTTATAGGTATCCTCGGTATAAAGTGAGGCCTGGTTATACCCCATTAACGCCAGACGCCGCAGCCAGCGCTTGAAATGCGCCACGGTCATCACAGCGTTGCGGGAGCAGTCCAGCATGACACCCAGCGATTTGAACACCGTGGTTTCCCGTGATTCGACCCCAGCCATTAATGCGCCGAGCGCGCGGGCCGCCATGCTGACCTGGTCATATTCAATGGTGGCAACCGACTCATTGATTCGGATGGCAGAGAGGCCTTTCGTCTGAGACTTGACAAACTGAACCTGGACTCCACCCCGGCCTTTACCGACGATAATGGGGTATTCATCCGCCAGAGCCCCCAACAGGGTATGCAGTTCCGCTGGCGTTCCCTCCTTCAACCAAAAAAGTTTACCATTTTCCATGATAGTGCCCCAAACCCTTCCCGGCCATTAGCAATCTTCTACTCATACTTTCCTTGGCGCAGACGACGTGTTGTTACCGTGTACATATGGATTATTTCCATTGACGTTGTCAAGCCGCATTGTTATCGTTTAGTCCAATATTTACAAAGAATAAGATCGGGAGCCATCACATGAAAACACGGCATTTGAATGGGGCAATTCTCGCGGGACTGCTTGGATTGACCGTCACTCCGGGTTGGGCACTGGACACCAACATGGTGGCACGCGAGATGCGTTGTCAATGGAACTGGGGTGATGCGGCGGATGTGAATGAGTCGCAGCCGTGTCACGTGACGCAGCCCGAGCGGATCGGCGCGGCCGGCCAGGAGGGAGCCACCCGCTTCCGAGCCCTCATGCCGAACGTGTATCAGGTGGGCTTTGTAATGCCCGCGTTCGACTTCGATCCGCAGGACGATGGCGCGATCCGGCACCCCTTTTACCTGACGTTCCGTTTTAAGGACATCGCCTCCAAACCGATCTTTGTGTACGCCGGCAAGGGCGGCTGCGGGTTCTACGGCGCAGGGTATGTCGGCTCCATCGGCGGCGCGGCGGACGGCCAGTGGAAAGAAGAAACCGTAATCATCCGGCGTTCAATGATGCGGAATCAGGACGGCCAGAGTTTCCGGTTCGCTCTCAACAATATCAAGGCTCCTGTACCCGTCGCCTCCTGCACGTTGTGGTCAGCCGCCTCGCCGTTGCCGGGCACGGCGGCACGGGCGGCGGCCGCCCTGCAGGCCGAAACGGACCGGCGGAACGCGGTCCTGGCCCGACTGTTGCCCAGGTTCAAGAACCTGGGGCTCCCCGATCCCGGGCCTTGTGCCGACTATACGGCAGCGGAGAAGTCGCGCGGGTTCCGTGTATTCTTCCCGCCCATCAATCGCTGGCTTTTCGAGAACTCGAACCCCCGGCCGGAGGAACTGACCGACACCAAGCATGTCAGCCTCTGTCCCGGGCAGTCCCACTCGTTGCTGGTGGCGGTTCGCGGGCTGAAGGATCTGGGAGCGGTCGCGGTGAAATTCAGCGATCTGAATGGCTCGGCGCACTCCGTAACTCTAGCAAACATCCCCGTACGCTGGGCTGTCTACAGTCCCCAGCGCATCGGCGCGTCCTGGGGTGCCGACTATCAGGTATGCCTGGAACAGTTGGCGGAGGCGCCGTCCCAAGCGGTTAGCACCAGCCGCCTGGAAATGGCGTGCCTGACCTTCACCGTGCCGGCCGACGCAGCGGCAGGGAAGTATAGCGGGACCATGACCATCACCAGTCAGAAGGGCGGGACGTTTGTCGTGCCGATAGACATGACGGTTTATCCATTCAGCCTTGAGCACCCTAATCATGCCACGCACGGGCAATTCTACTATGCGGATTTGATCAATCCCTGTCCGATGGAGTTGCGCGATATGCACGATCACGGCATGGACACGCTGGTTTCCGGCATGATGCCCTACTATCCAGTTGCCGACACACTGGACTGGGGTCCGGTCGTCAAGGGATTTGAACTGCTGAAGCGTCTAGGCTACCGGTCCCCGCTGATCATAAGCACGGAGGGAATTGCGCCCCTGGCGACGCTCGATCCCAAAAAACCGGAGGGTGATCCGGCAAAACGGCGCAAGCACGCCGACGTGATCGCGAAAGAACTGCAGGTGGCCAAGGCGGCGGGTTTCGAGGACACGGCCTTCTTTCCGGTGGATGAACCGCATGCCGACCCGGTGATCGCTCAGGCGAAGTATTCCTGCACATGGATCAAGGATGTGCCCGGCGCGCGGACCTACATCACCTCCAACCCCAAGGCAGTATCCGTCCTGGGCCCGGTCCTGGACGACGTGTGCTACAACCTGACGTATCTCAACAACCAGACCGTGGCGGGCGTGGTGTCGAACAAGCAGACGCTCATGTTCTACTGTCCGGGGTTCGAGGTCGATCCCTCGGCCAACCGTTACCGGGCCGGTTATTACTTTGCCAAACTGGGGGCATACAGTTGCCAGTTCTATGCCTACGGCGAAGTGGCAGTCGATCCGTTCAACGACCTCGACGGCGATAACCGCGACTGGACCGTAGTCTATCCCTCCATGACTTCTGCCACCCACGATCCCACCCTGGAATGGGAAGCGCTGCGCGAGGGCGTGGACGACTACCGGTACGTCTACACGCTACGTTCCCGGGCACAGCGAGCCCGGGACAAGGGGCATGGCGCTGAAGCCGACAAAGCGATCAAAGTGTTGAACGAAG
Coding sequences within it:
- a CDS encoding glucose-6-phosphate isomerase family protein encodes the protein MMQPFTVTIDFAENIMRGADKHNIRRASVMRGYYQDADALEKLIQDGHDPLHYETYEKQVPEEYGHLLFCISKIQPGLVGEEYFMTKGHYHTRENTGEIYLCVQGGGFMVMKTKEGKFDAQRMERGSLVYVPPYWAHRSVNTGNEPLTMLAIWPADSGHNYGDIEKEGFPKRVFLRNGKVVIV
- a CDS encoding shikimate dehydrogenase — its product is MEFVKADKPTMYFIGVTTSKSSIMKVFPAWANYLKLGDVVIKGFDLKLHDEPARYREVVEFIKRDPLSLGALVTTHKIDLLKACRDQFDELDEYAQLMGEVSSISKHNGKLVGHAKDPITSGLALEAFLPARHFETTGAEAFVLGAGGSAIAITWYLMNRPQGPSKIIVANRSGARLHEMREIHGKLHSQIPVEYHETPRPGMSDALMARLKPGSLVVNATGLGKDAPGSPLTDAAEFPEQGLVWEFNYRGDLIFLDQARRQEQHRHLLIEDGWVYFLHGWTRVVAEVFHVDIPVRGPVFEEISKIAKEAK
- a CDS encoding FGGY-family carbohydrate kinase is translated as MDVAGTASVFAATTATYRADVRHKMLGWGRSAVPGLWHPYAYINGGGMNLEWFLREFGGGTGFKELDMQAARVVPAGDLPFFVPHLAGRVTPSQPLLRGAWAGLTWEHCKGHLYRAILEGVALEYGIYRDVLRELCPDYRLRELRITGGGEKSHVWNKIKADVLGCPVTQMTRPEGAPLGAALVAGLGVGIFTDLHATATTWIKTGCMTAPDRKKTGYYGKRLAKYQNLLKEMNQWSL
- a CDS encoding FGGY family carbohydrate kinase: MTTVCLIGVDIGTQGTKAALFTGTGKCLAMAFQPSRLHRPKPGVVEENADQQVESVCNTIRQCVRKARVGNVAGIGIAGQMAGVIGIGADGCAVTPYDSWLDTRCAPYIARLPADIVIRKAGGPPSFNHGPKLLLWKHERASTYRRIQAFVQPGGYAVMRLCGLDAGHAFIDHTYLHFSGFADNLRRVWNTDLCTQFGIDPAKLPRIVQPQEVAGGLTPAMARACGLTAGTPVVAGCGDTAASFLACGAHVKAFAWMWQARRRCSRQRQRRTGRM
- a CDS encoding alcohol dehydrogenase catalytic domain-containing protein; the protein is MIAATYTQGRKLDIIEVPVPTIGEGESLLKVEATAICGTDTKIARAGHRKLNPGQRIILGHEFVGSIVAGVGQGRRVGIAPNWGCGNCPACIGGMANMCPDFSAFGINTDGSHAAYVRIPAAVVAQGNMVDLPEGISWAEAALAEPLSCCLNGQKAARLAPGDTVLIYGAGPMGMLHVLLAVASGAAQVILADPNSLRLQQAGQIADIIPIRSDTQSVPDEVTRITGGAGVDVVLVAAPVRAIAEEGLAMLAPFGRLCLFAGLPKDDAHVRLDGNLIHYRNLSVVGTSGGCTNDYRTAMRLIAGRRVDVRPVISHTFPLSRLNEAYDVAFSGKCMKVVITGENA
- a CDS encoding Gfo/Idh/MocA family oxidoreductase, whose product is MMISSKQALGIAVIGLGRAGMIHARNFAAGVSGARLVALVDPFAESLARAASELGVARGYSSVSDAMADPNIDAVVIATPTAEHCRIAVVAARAGKHVFCEKPMAMNAVECQEMISATEAAGVHLQIGFMRRFDRSFAMAKERIERGEIGRVVQVKSLTHGPSTPKPWMYDIRQSNGPLAEVNSHDIDTLRWFTQSEFKTLYAIAGNYRCAEARREFPDFYDNVLLTASFANGMQGMISGAQGAKYGYDARCEILGTEGILFVGHLDDSSVVSCTSAGLSRPVVRSWTDLFLEAYRAEDEDFVQCIREGRPPRATGLDGLRAVQVVNAGNESIRTGKLVTLS
- a CDS encoding DeoR/GlpR family DNA-binding transcription regulator, translating into MTSINIPDAIHDGLFAEERKLKIMEEVTEKKKVTVTALSKSLGVSGATVRNYLRDLDSAGRLIRTHGGAIAKTKTGFELASQQKEVHFQNEKRQIARRALSLIEDGDTIILDTGTTTLELARCLHERKNLTVVTNDLMIAQVIEEFETVNVIFMGGVLRKGFHCTLGLQGRELITGLTADKAFMGANGFSLTKGATTPDINQAETKKRMVAIAGKVVLLCDHTKLNKVSFARFAMPDQINILVTDRIDEAEKLRLEKVGIDVLVA
- a CDS encoding 6-phosphogluconolactonase, with amino-acid sequence MALIKNRVGLMNRYGKTRVIVCSDANELGRKAAGAVADAMRIVLSQKAEIRVVFAAGESQGTFLAALSKAPGLDWKRIICFNIDDFWDIRMPGKFTCGAQTTRELYRLVKPQTVNLVRFNAPDPEAECARFEALLRAQPLDIVCQGIGTSGHLALNEPGQCQFNDEMWVRLVELVPQSKKQLMADPNFKELGYIPEKGITMTIPAIFSAAQVYTMVPLALKKPILTQLAALTAPVELLPASILLEKEGTLFVDEDSCPDLWRGCQSEDRK
- a CDS encoding family 20 glycosylhydrolase, with amino-acid sequence MENGKLFWLKEGTPAELHTLLGALADEYPIIVGKGRGGVQVQFVKSQTKGLSAIRINESVATIEYDQVSMAARALGALMAGVESRETTVFKSLGVMLDCSRNAVMTVAHFKRWLRRLALMGYNQASLYTEDTYKLPGEPYFGYMRGAYTEPELREINAYAGSLGIEMIGSIQTLGHLQQLLRWAPYAGIKDTSSVLLVDCDDTYKLIDKMVALCSRVFGSRNIAIGMDETHDLGRGRFMDRFGYERGFDMFNRHLGRVSEICRQHGLRPRIWSDMYFRMGNRDMDYYAIDTKIPPDVKAKIPKDVDLVYWDYYHHHKGFYVDWIRRHRDLGHEPIVQSGVWTWNALWYDHQLTLETIQPCIEACTEEKVQALSFTLWGDDGAFCEMDSSFAGLCLAADLCFGGGNEELVARKFKAICHANYRNHVALSTLQYPCGLQHGHIEKHMRKWDDPLFGVKKISGHLLLWDDPLLGINWNNNNTINPHWVDLTRENYGRMLRSLEAPARDNHNASIMHGKVLAEVILMKLDFRQALLKAYAERDKDGLETIRKVMVPAMVKALNALLRSFRSQWMKRNKPFGFEVIQLRLNGLIGRYKEIAVRINELNRGSRSSIEELDEIAPEEHGGGTGLSTYQFFVSGSVII